In one Rutidosis leptorrhynchoides isolate AG116_Rl617_1_P2 chromosome 8, CSIRO_AGI_Rlap_v1, whole genome shotgun sequence genomic region, the following are encoded:
- the LOC139863409 gene encoding uncharacterized protein encodes MAVNQTNSSGGTPIGEDYNSPNHPLFLHQNDHPGLVLILKKLTVSDNYSSWKRSMMIALNAKNKLKIVTGEFTEPAINSKTRALWERTNDMIISWILNTIIDQIGNSLNFVNTACELWKEWHKHYSQLDGHRIYQLSNEIVQLKQNQCSIETYYHKLKGYWDEIDAIEAPHMCTCICTCENGKQTVERDQRK; translated from the coding sequence ATGGCGGTCAATCAAACAAATTCATCTGGTGGAACACCGATTGGAGAAGATTACAACTCACCGAATCATCCTCTCTTCTTACATCAAAATGATCATCCAGGTCTTGTCCTAATTTTAAAGAAGCTTACAGTATCTGACAACTATAGTTCCTGGAAACGTTCAATGATGATTGCATTGAATGCGAAGAACAAACTCAAAATTGTTACTGGTGAGTTCACTGAACCAGCTATAAACTCAAAAACTAGGGCACTTTGGGAAAGAACAAATGACATGATAATCTCATGGATCTTGAACACCATCATTGATCAAATCGGTAATTCACTAAACTTTGTTAATACTGCTTGTGAACTCTGGAAAGAATGGCATAAACATTACTCTCAACTAGATGGACATAGGATCTATCAATTGTCAAATGAAATTGTTCAACTCAAACAAAATCAGTGTTCAATTGAAACTTACTATCACAAGCTTAAGGGCTATTGGGATGAAATTGATGCTATAGAGGCACCTCATATGTGTACATGTATCTGCACATGTGAGAATGGTAAACAAACTGTTGAAAGAGATCAGAGAAAGTGA